The Leptospiraceae bacterium DNA segment CACTCGCTAGTATTATCCAAGGTGCTTTTCCTTTGGTCTCTCCTTTTACAACACCGCATTGTGTGAATGTGAATAGGATGGAAATGCTTGCCACAGAGGCACAGAGGCGCAGAGGGAAGAGAGGGTTTTGGGAGATGGCTTCGTTTATTCCAGTGCGTGATGGTAAAGAGAGTTTGGATAAGATTTGGGATAACAAATAAACCATCACTATTAACATGATCCATAATCCCACTCTAAACTCCACACGGCTAATAACCGTATATCCCTTCACAATAGATTTAGTCCAATAAAACTTTACTGTATTCAAATAATACTGTGAACACGAACCAGCGACTTCATTACAAAAGCCAAACGAAAAAGACTCCCCTCGCCTTTCAGGAGAGGGGACAACACCGATTAAACGTGACAAGAACGGTGGATTAGGGGTGAGGTCAGAAACCAAATCCGCATCACTCCTCGTCATCTGAGCAAACACATCTCCATACAATCCTTTGAAATACAAAGTATGCTTTGGAGATTCACTAGGCGTTTTCGTAATTTCATACAAACCATCGAAATTGTAAACTACGACTCCACTAGTTTTAACCTTCTTCCGAATCCTATTCCCACTCGAATCATACAGATACTCTAATATATCCCCACCACCTGTAACTATCCGCTTTAACTTTCCTTGTCCGTTGTAACTCATCAGATCATCCACACGTTTTTCCATATTACCAGCAGCATCATAAGAATAATCCAATACCCCCGTATTCGGACTCGTTACAGATGTAACGGCATGTTTAGCTCCAGCGTGATTAGCATTCCCGTAGGTTAATGTGAAGTTGCCTCTTCTAGTTAAATTTCCGTTATCACTATAAGTATAATTCTCAACTCCATACTTTCCTTTCGCCTGCGTCAACCGATTCTGCCCGTCATACACAAACTCTTGTGTCCTCGAATTATCAAGTTTATCATCTATCTTCGTAATGTTATTTCGATTGTCATAGATATATTCAGTCTGACTTTCTATATGCCCACCGTTAAGCTTCGTAAACAATCCCACTGGACGGCGTTTAATCGGGTCATACTCAATCTCTTGTCTCACACCATTCCCAGTTTCACGGATAATCTTGAATAGCTGTTTTCCTCCCGCTGTCTCTATCACAGGTCCCGCATAACTTCCTACTGTATAACCACGACTTACCTCAGTAGCCGTATCCATATCCATCGTAATTCCAGAAAAATGACCCGTCGGCGCATACTTCTGATATACCTTCGTCTTATCGGGATAAGTCGTAGACTCTAAACGATTTTGTATATCGAATGTCCTTCTAAAGATAACATGCAAGTCGTCTATATCTCTTTTCTGATAAATTCGATTCCCACGAATATCATAACCCAATTCCAAAGTCCCACCAGCATCGACTACCTTCGTAAGCCTTCCGTTGGCAAACTTGTCTTTGCCGCCTTCGTCATACACTAGAATAGTGCTCCCATCCGTTGACGCTCCCGTTACAGCAGGAGATACACTATCGTCCGAATTGTGGCTAATCCGCGTTGGTCGGTTCAACTTATCATATTCAAACGTCATCGTAATATTGCGTGCATCTTTCTGAGTTTTAATATTCCCCACCGCATCATACGTGTAACTAGTAGTTCCTGAATTCGGGTCTGTCACCGAAACTTTTCTTCCCCCTTTATCATACACCGTTGCAGTAGTTCCATTTTCAGGATCAAAAATCTTGGTTATTCTCCCAGCAGCATCATAGTTATATTTCAGTGACTTACCGTCTACCGTTCTAGTAAGCACTTCCCCTTTTTCATTCTTGATTAACTCTATTATTGAGAGCAAACTTCCATCAGTCGCATAACTCTCTACCTTCTCATTAAACCCAGTATACGTCGGGGTAGAATAACTTTTATCTGGATTCACTACCTTTGTTACATACCCATCGTATGGATGATAGGTGTAAGTTGTATAATAGATGTCTGTCTCTAAGCCATCTAAATAAGGATTCGACTTTTTAGTCACTTGCCCTTTTTCGTCATACTCGGTTGTCTCTACAATAAACTTTCCTTGCACCCCAGGAGATTCCTTACGAATACTTTTACCTAACAAATCAAAGTATTCCGTTGCAGTAGCCTCCGTCCCATCCGCGTTTACGACCGATTTGCTTACAGAGTAGAAGTATCTTTCCTTTCCCTGTGGGAGAGTAGTCGAAGGCAAATAATCATAATCCTGATACATATATCTTTCTACATACGAATCTGACCCAGGCGGAGTAACCTTTATTAACCTGCCTTTTTTGTCATATTCCTTTATCATAACCCCGCCATTTGCATCTGTAGCAGTAAGTTCTAGCCCAAGCGCTGTATCATATGTCTTTACAACACTAAATTCAAGAGCGTTCGTTACCCGTGTAGGATAAGAGTGAATAAACGTATCATACTCATACCTCGTAACTCTTCCTAGCGGATCGGTCACACTCTGCTGATTTCCAAAACTATCTAGCGATATATTCGAAGTAGCCTCTGCTACTGTTCCTGACATACTCGTAACCGTAATCCCAGTATTCCCAGAATACGAATACACCGTATTCTCCACTTTTATATCACCTATTTCTTTTGTCGTTAGTAAAGGACGATTAAATACCCAGTTAGTTGTATCATGCTCATAAATATTAGTTTCTATAGCAGTAGACCCAGCACTAGAAGTAGTCTTAGTTGCTAAATTTCCATAGGAATCATAAGATAAATTTTGAGTAGTCGTAAGGAGCATTGCCCCATCTTTGTAGACCGTTTCTGAACTAGATTTTAATATAGCGAATGGTCTACCAAATGGATATGATTTATCATATGTCGAACTGGAAGTCTGTTTTATTTCTCCTACTCCATTTTTAGTTATACTTGATACAACGGTACCCGCAAGTAGATTTGAACTATGATTGTGTTCTTCCATCAGGCTAATACCTGTTAAACTACTCTTGACTCTTTTGAACTTAAACCCAAGCTGCGCCACATTTTCAGGAGTCCCCATCCAAATACGATTATCTGAATACAAATACGTATCCATATTCACAAGTAAATTACCCATATTTGTATTCACGTCTTTCACAACTTGCCAAGCACCATTATTTGACACACTCGGATAAGGTTTATTTGGGTCAGACACATTCGAAACAGGAATATCTGATACGGGAATCAGAAGCTTATTAGCCTCATCGTAGCTAATTGTTATTTTGCGTTTAAATCCTCCGTCTATCTCAGTAATTTGGTTTTCCTTGGTTCGGGAATTTTGAACAAATACTTCTACCTTACTTTCATAACTCATAGTCGCAGTTTCTAAAAACATCAACATGTCTAATAAATCCTCTGCCTCTGGAAACTTCGATAAAAAATGCTTCACAATCCCATTTGTTATCGTAAGATTTCCCCCCATACTTCCACCAGTTTGATCCGTTGAATCCACCGCACTCCCAAAATTCTGAAGCGCAGGAGAAACTCCATTAATAGAAGACCCTTGCGTCTCTTTCATACTGATAATATCTAAAAGACCGTCCCCATTCAAATCAGCAATACTCCAGAGATGTTTGGCTGAATAGGATGACCCGACATCGTTAAATGACAAACCTTTTCCAAGGCTAATTCGCATTATCCCATCTGAACAATGGCGGATAATATCAGGAAACCCATCTCCATTCACATCGGCAAAAAATTTAGGCATAGGAGCTTCTTTCGTGGAATGCGTAGTATTCGAAATATAAAATGGAGCTTGCTTTATAAAGTTTTTCCCATCAAATAGATAAGCAGTGTATTCCAAGTTTGTATTTAAAGTAATAAAATCAACTTTTCCATCGCGGTTAATATCGGCTAACCACCTATTTCTCGCATCTCCAGTCCCGCCCGAAATAGAATAAGGTATCGTTTCCCGAATCCCGTTAAACGAGGAATTAAAATAATTGGCAGTGATTTGAGTTGCTTCTATAAACACATATTCAGGAATTCCATCTCCATTCATATCTAGAAACTGTCCTGGCTCTTTTCCCTCCCCAAAATCCCTAAACACATTTACTACATTCGCAGTGATTTCAGACCCAAACCTACTCCCTAGGCTCAAATGAATTCCTAAGTTGGAATCGTCTTTTACCTTTACATAGTCAGATCGACCGTCTCCGTTTATATCCACTAAACTACCTTTCCAACTAAATTCAGGTTGATCTAGCCTGTAATTTACTGGACTTAGGGGAATACTCACATTATCCTGTCTAGCAGGAGAAGAAAAACTTGTCCCATTCGAAAACACGACTTGCAAATTAGAACCATCAGAATACACAAAATCTGTCCGCCCATCTCCGTTGACATCTCCAAACCCAGATGTCTGAAATGCTTTATAGTGAAGCCCAGGAAAATGATCTGATACTGGCGATTTGACGAGATTACCATTTTGTAATGCTATTTTTTCAATATGAATACTACCTTGCTCAGTTGACCCGCTAAGTAAGGCAATTTCTTGTTTGCCTTCACCCTCTATATCTACCGGAGTCACCACTGCTATAGGAGTACTCATGCCTCCCATACAAGGAATGAACCATGTGTTTTTATATTGATTGCATTTTTGGTTCAGCTCTTCCCTTTTAACAGTACATTGTATATAGACTACTTCTGCGGCTGTCGCTGCTGCCTTCGCGGCTTCATAACCTAATCCACCAGTAGCGGCACAAGTTCCCAGCGCCGCTATCGCTACACTTTGGCTATTTGCCAACTCCGGTGAACAGGTTGTCAAACTATATTCCAAACAATCTCCCTCTCCTTGCTCACATAAACCCTTACTAGAGAGAGGAATTTGAACCCTTGCATAAGAATCAGGATTCGAAAATTCTCCCGTAGATGTAAACGAGGGGGCAGTTGTATTTGAGTAAGTATAGGATAAAGATGTATATTCTATATTACCCCCATTGATTGACTCGGATTTATCTATCTTAGATAATATCTCTTGACCATT contains these protein-coding regions:
- a CDS encoding VCBS repeat-containing protein, whose amino-acid sequence is MKKFIRSIPKYQIVSLPSVKNFLKKYIAYLISILALFLSSLLLFNLSPASLFNGTENNLQPMPSVSVDLNGKSNISYQIEIPEGTKGMNPNLSLQYNSAGGYGNMGVGWNLSGVEWITRDATYGIDYTINDQFTSTLGGALVKAGDGNYYSRKETFMKFVPPGDLTNTTSEWYGYDKSGTRYTFTSRKGIHGVTAVWALTRVADVYGNGYTVSYSTDTITFEYADRKVVVKFISVGNSITKYSYNSVFPDNSIVNSIVITARNNLTRTYSFTYDKDLNGQEILSKIDKSESINGGNIEYTSLSYTYSNTTAPSFTSTGEFSNPDSYARVQIPLSSKGLCEQGEGDCLEYSLTTCSPELANSQSVAIAALGTCAATGGLGYEAAKAAATAAEVVYIQCTVKREELNQKCNQYKNTWFIPCMGGMSTPIAVVTPVDIEGEGKQEIALLSGSTEQGSIHIEKIALQNGNLVKSPVSDHFPGLHYKAFQTSGFGDVNGDGRTDFVYSDGSNLQVVFSNGTSFSSPARQDNVSIPLSPVNYRLDQPEFSWKGSLVDINGDGRSDYVKVKDDSNLGIHLSLGSRFGSEITANVVNVFRDFGEGKEPGQFLDMNGDGIPEYVFIEATQITANYFNSSFNGIRETIPYSISGGTGDARNRWLADINRDGKVDFITLNTNLEYTAYLFDGKNFIKQAPFYISNTTHSTKEAPMPKFFADVNGDGFPDIIRHCSDGIMRISLGKGLSFNDVGSSYSAKHLWSIADLNGDGLLDIISMKETQGSSINGVSPALQNFGSAVDSTDQTGGSMGGNLTITNGIVKHFLSKFPEAEDLLDMLMFLETATMSYESKVEVFVQNSRTKENQITEIDGGFKRKITISYDEANKLLIPVSDIPVSNVSDPNKPYPSVSNNGAWQVVKDVNTNMGNLLVNMDTYLYSDNRIWMGTPENVAQLGFKFKRVKSSLTGISLMEEHNHSSNLLAGTVVSSITKNGVGEIKQTSSSTYDKSYPFGRPFAILKSSSETVYKDGAMLLTTTQNLSYDSYGNLATKTTSSAGSTAIETNIYEHDTTNWVFNRPLLTTKEIGDIKVENTVYSYSGNTGITVTSMSGTVAEATSNISLDSFGNQQSVTDPLGRVTRYEYDTFIHSYPTRVTNALEFSVVKTYDTALGLELTATDANGGVMIKEYDKKGRLIKVTPPGSDSYVERYMYQDYDYLPSTTLPQGKERYFYSVSKSVVNADGTEATATEYFDLLGKSIRKESPGVQGKFIVETTEYDEKGQVTKKSNPYLDGLETDIYYTTYTYHPYDGYVTKVVNPDKSYSTPTYTGFNEKVESYATDGSLLSIIELIKNEKGEVLTRTVDGKSLKYNYDAAGRITKIFDPENGTTATVYDKGGRKVSVTDPNSGTTSYTYDAVGNIKTQKDARNITMTFEYDKLNRPTRISHNSDDSVSPAVTGASTDGSTILVYDEGGKDKFANGRLTKVVDAGGTLELGYDIRGNRIYQKRDIDDLHVIFRRTFDIQNRLESTTYPDKTKVYQKYAPTGHFSGITMDMDTATEVSRGYTVGSYAGPVIETAGGKQLFKIIRETGNGVRQEIEYDPIKRRPVGLFTKLNGGHIESQTEYIYDNRNNITKIDDKLDNSRTQEFVYDGQNRLTQAKGKYGVENYTYSDNGNLTRRGNFTLTYGNANHAGAKHAVTSVTSPNTGVLDYSYDAAGNMEKRVDDLMSYNGQGKLKRIVTGGGDILEYLYDSSGNRIRKKVKTSGVVVYNFDGLYEITKTPSESPKHTLYFKGLYGDVFAQMTRSDADLVSDLTPNPPFLSRLIGVVPSPERRGESFSFGFCNEVAGSCSQYYLNTVKFYWTKSIVKGYTVISRVEFRVGLWIMLIVMVYLLSQILSKLSLPSRTGINEAISQNPLFPLRLCASVASISILFTFTQCGVVKGETKGKAPWIILASGVNSNTASVENGGYTPYGGSGSSGGGGSSSLAPITGMYFLHPDHLGSITMITDGSGNVVTDNTGKSHISYKPYGEIHRTDSGGPDISKFKFTGQEEDRESSLLYYKARYYDPVIGRFLQADSMAFPERIMGMNRYMYVEGNPVKFRDASGHKVSQPMMRAIAGYIFASLSGEDPMAGAALGYQIGNKEHKAQKKLTPAKAAFGAAVAVTSLAIGFSGSLAIQKSIYAINPASGLPMASSSMMPGSFGQFVAERILNAGLGFALKRAGGIIGRRLFKNDAGEQLGENAADFGGGVGAALGGLLEDLDTLDVEMSSTQTLVIPTIDMTAASNYAIDNYIGCKYFEGEDDCRTIKLKKKDNHGVFK